The following proteins are co-located in the Cryptosporangium phraense genome:
- the mftC gene encoding mycofactocin radical SAM maturase (MftC is a radical SAM/SPASM enzyme that catalyzes the first two steps in biosynthesis of the electron carrier mycofactocin from the terminal Val-Tyr dipeptide of the precursor peptide MftA.) — protein sequence MTAPTATRLIDHFKLGLDAPICLTWELTYACNLSCVHCLSSSGRRDPRELTTAEAKAVIDELERMQVFYVNIGGGEPTVRPDFWELVDYATEHKVGVKFSTNGVKITPAVAERLAGSDYVDVQISLDGATAEVNDHVRGPGSYATAMRAMENLSNAGFRGFKLSVVCTRHNVGQLDEFKAIADRYGAQLRLTRLRPSGRGADVWDELHLLPHQQRELYDWLVAHGEDVLTGDSFFHLAAFGDALPGLNLCGAGRVVCLIDPVGDVYACPFAIHENFLAGSVRDAGGFTGVWRTSELFQELRQPQTGGACRSCQHYDSCQGGCMAAKFFTGLPLDGPDPECVQGYGENALAGVVAGSAPKPSLDHSHRTERKSRPVALTLTTRPPDKACDENPLSGFTVLPSSGCASGACGC from the coding sequence GTGACGGCACCCACAGCCACCCGCTTGATCGACCACTTCAAGCTCGGTCTCGACGCCCCCATCTGCCTGACCTGGGAACTCACCTACGCGTGCAACCTGTCCTGCGTCCACTGCCTGTCGAGCTCCGGACGTCGTGACCCGCGCGAGCTGACCACGGCCGAGGCCAAGGCCGTCATCGACGAGCTCGAGCGGATGCAGGTCTTCTACGTGAATATCGGCGGTGGCGAGCCCACCGTCCGGCCCGACTTCTGGGAGCTCGTCGACTACGCGACCGAGCACAAGGTCGGGGTCAAGTTCTCCACCAACGGCGTGAAGATCACGCCCGCGGTCGCCGAACGCCTGGCCGGATCCGACTACGTCGACGTGCAGATCTCGCTCGACGGCGCGACCGCCGAGGTCAACGACCACGTCCGCGGCCCGGGCTCGTACGCCACGGCCATGCGCGCGATGGAGAACCTGTCGAACGCGGGCTTCCGCGGCTTCAAGCTGTCGGTCGTCTGCACCCGGCACAACGTCGGCCAGCTCGACGAGTTCAAGGCGATCGCCGACCGGTACGGCGCCCAGCTGCGGCTCACCCGGTTGCGTCCGTCCGGCCGCGGCGCCGACGTCTGGGACGAGTTGCACCTGCTCCCGCACCAGCAGCGTGAGCTCTACGACTGGCTGGTCGCGCACGGCGAGGACGTGCTGACCGGTGACTCGTTCTTCCACCTCGCCGCCTTCGGCGACGCGCTCCCGGGCCTGAACCTGTGCGGCGCCGGCCGGGTCGTCTGCCTGATCGACCCGGTGGGGGACGTCTACGCCTGCCCGTTCGCGATCCACGAGAACTTCCTCGCCGGGTCGGTGCGTGACGCCGGCGGGTTCACCGGGGTCTGGCGCACGTCGGAGCTGTTCCAGGAGCTCCGGCAGCCGCAGACCGGTGGCGCCTGCCGGTCCTGCCAGCACTACGACTCCTGCCAGGGCGGGTGCATGGCGGCCAAGTTCTTCACCGGGCTGCCGCTGGACGGGCCCGACCCGGAGTGCGTGCAGGGCTACGGGGAGAACGCGCTGGCCGGCGTGGTGGCCGGGTCCGCCCCGAAGCCGTCGCTCGACCACTCGCACCGCACCGAGCGGAAGTCGCGTCCGGTGGCGCTCACGCTGACGACCAGACCACCCGACAAGGCCTGCGACGAGAACCCGCTGTCCGGGTTCACCGTGCTGCCGAGCTCCGGATGCGCCTCCGGCGCCTGCGGCTGCTGA
- a CDS encoding mycofactocin system FadH/OYE family oxidoreductase 1, whose product MLLTEPVGVAGVLAPSRVVFGPHETNLARGRALGDRARAYYAERAAGGTGVLVTEVASVTPDDWPYERAPLASECAEGWAAIAAACRPYGTLVLAGLGHAGLQGSSAYSQDVLRAPSPVADVVTREQPAAMEQPDIDAVVAGFGAAAALAAEAGLAGVELNAGPHSLLRQFLSGLTNLRSDAYGTDRSRFLRDVIASVRAAAGPDRVLALRLSGDEDAPWAGLTPADAYRLVDELAGTIDLLTVVRAGHYSSSRYRPTARTEPGFNRELCRSVRAVAAGRVPVVLQGSVVDAGMAQDALDDGTADLVEMTRAQIAEPRLVALVRAGAPNRARPCLLCNQACQVRDVRNPLVSCVVEPRAGHELDDDPPASRPGPGDSPEVLVVGGGPAGLEAARTLALLGRRVHVAERSAVLGGALRTAAAGPGRERLALLVDWLAEECRRLGVRMSTERTVTPADVHGTVILATGSRPANAAGTVDVLDVLSGAAELPSGAVVLDDPVGGPVAVALAEQLASAGRTVHVVTPDPVLGARTPELADANFRLEALGVHRALRSRVAAIRPGEAELEHVWTGERRTVACAAVVDCGHRRPDETFAEVDAVRAGDCVAPRTVLEAVLEGRRAAFAIVAPPSRASDSSPQLPAGHRSRVAALPV is encoded by the coding sequence ATGCTCCTCACGGAGCCGGTCGGAGTCGCCGGTGTCTTAGCCCCGTCCCGGGTCGTGTTCGGTCCGCACGAGACCAACCTGGCCCGCGGACGGGCGCTGGGCGACCGGGCCCGCGCGTACTACGCCGAGCGGGCCGCCGGGGGCACCGGCGTGCTGGTCACCGAGGTCGCGTCGGTGACCCCGGACGACTGGCCGTACGAACGGGCGCCGCTGGCGTCCGAGTGCGCCGAGGGCTGGGCGGCCATCGCCGCCGCCTGCCGGCCCTACGGCACGCTGGTGCTGGCCGGACTCGGGCACGCCGGCCTGCAGGGCTCCAGCGCGTACTCGCAGGACGTGCTCCGGGCCCCGTCGCCGGTCGCCGACGTCGTGACCCGCGAGCAGCCGGCCGCCATGGAGCAGCCCGACATCGACGCGGTCGTCGCCGGGTTCGGCGCGGCCGCCGCGCTCGCCGCCGAGGCCGGGCTGGCCGGCGTCGAGCTCAACGCCGGGCCGCACTCGCTGCTGCGTCAGTTCCTCTCCGGCCTGACCAACCTCCGGTCCGACGCCTACGGCACGGACCGGTCCCGCTTCCTGCGGGACGTGATCGCCTCGGTCCGGGCCGCCGCCGGCCCGGATCGGGTGCTCGCTCTGCGCCTGTCCGGAGACGAGGACGCCCCCTGGGCGGGCCTCACCCCGGCGGACGCGTACCGGCTGGTGGACGAGCTGGCCGGAACCATCGACCTGCTGACCGTGGTGCGGGCCGGGCACTACTCGTCGTCGCGCTACCGCCCGACGGCCCGTACCGAACCCGGCTTCAACCGGGAGCTGTGCCGGTCGGTGCGGGCGGTGGCGGCCGGGCGGGTGCCGGTCGTGCTCCAGGGCAGCGTCGTGGACGCCGGAATGGCCCAGGACGCGCTGGACGACGGGACCGCGGACCTGGTCGAGATGACCAGGGCCCAGATCGCCGAGCCCCGGCTGGTGGCGCTGGTCCGGGCCGGGGCGCCGAACCGCGCTCGGCCGTGTCTGCTGTGCAATCAGGCCTGCCAGGTCCGTGACGTCCGGAATCCGCTGGTCAGCTGTGTCGTCGAGCCCCGAGCCGGTCACGAGCTGGACGACGATCCGCCGGCCAGCCGGCCAGGGCCCGGCGATTCGCCCGAGGTGCTGGTCGTCGGCGGCGGCCCGGCCGGGCTGGAGGCCGCTCGGACCCTCGCGCTCCTCGGTCGTCGTGTCCACGTCGCCGAGCGCTCCGCGGTGCTCGGCGGGGCGTTGCGCACGGCCGCGGCCGGGCCGGGGCGGGAGCGGCTCGCGCTGCTGGTCGACTGGCTCGCCGAGGAATGCCGGCGGCTGGGCGTCCGCATGAGCACGGAACGGACCGTCACCCCGGCCGACGTGCACGGGACCGTGATCCTCGCGACAGGGTCGCGGCCTGCGAACGCGGCCGGAACGGTCGACGTACTGGACGTGCTGAGCGGGGCAGCGGAGCTGCCATCAGGAGCGGTCGTCCTGGACGACCCGGTGGGCGGGCCGGTCGCGGTCGCGCTGGCCGAGCAGCTGGCGTCGGCCGGGCGGACCGTGCACGTCGTCACGCCCGACCCGGTGCTGGGCGCCCGCACCCCCGAGCTCGCCGACGCGAACTTCCGGCTCGAAGCGCTGGGTGTCCACCGTGCGCTGCGCAGTCGCGTCGCGGCGATCCGGCCCGGCGAGGCCGAGCTCGAGCACGTCTGGACCGGCGAGCGGCGCACGGTCGCCTGCGCCGCGGTCGTCGACTGCGGCCACCGCCGGCCCGACGAGACGTTCGCCGAGGTCGACGCGGTGAGAGCGGGCGATTGCGTCGCCCCGCGGACGGTGTTGGAAGCCGTGCTGGAGGGCCGCCGAGCGGCGTTCGCGATCGTCGCGCCACCATCCCGGGCGAGCGACAGCTCGCCTCAGTTACCCGCGGGGCATCGATCCCGCGTCGCCGCACTGCCCGTGTGA
- a CDS encoding mycofactocin-coupled SDR family oxidoreductase translates to MGRVEGKVAFITGAARGQGRSHALRLAEEGADIIAVDLCGPVRGVPYAASTPDDLAETVKLVEALDRRIIATQVDTRDRDALKAAIDDGVAELGKLDIVVANAGICIIGGWDQITPEVWQDTLDVNLTGTWNTVQLAAPHLVANGGGSIIMTSSAAGLKGLPFLTPYVASKFAVTGLGKAFAHELAEHNIRVNTLHPTGVDTPMGSSEGTSAFGDLLAAHPKLGGMLANSLPVEVTDPRDQSNAVLFLASDESRYVTALSMTVDAGNTQY, encoded by the coding sequence ATGGGGCGTGTCGAAGGAAAAGTCGCATTCATCACCGGTGCCGCTCGCGGCCAGGGTCGTAGCCACGCGTTACGGCTGGCCGAGGAGGGCGCCGACATCATCGCCGTCGACCTGTGCGGCCCCGTCCGCGGTGTGCCGTACGCGGCCTCGACGCCGGACGACCTGGCCGAGACCGTCAAGCTCGTCGAGGCGCTCGACCGCCGGATCATCGCGACCCAGGTCGACACCCGCGACCGCGACGCGCTGAAGGCCGCGATCGACGACGGCGTGGCCGAGCTGGGCAAACTGGACATCGTCGTGGCCAACGCCGGTATCTGCATCATCGGCGGCTGGGACCAGATCACGCCCGAGGTCTGGCAGGACACGCTCGACGTGAACCTGACCGGCACCTGGAACACCGTCCAGCTGGCCGCGCCGCACCTCGTCGCCAACGGCGGCGGGTCGATCATCATGACCAGCTCGGCGGCCGGTCTCAAGGGCCTGCCGTTCCTGACGCCGTACGTGGCCAGCAAGTTCGCGGTCACCGGCCTGGGCAAGGCGTTCGCGCACGAGCTGGCCGAGCACAACATCCGGGTCAACACGCTGCACCCCACCGGCGTCGACACCCCGATGGGCAGCTCGGAGGGCACCTCGGCGTTCGGCGATCTGCTCGCCGCGCACCCGAAGCTCGGCGGGATGCTGGCCAACAGCCTGCCCGTCGAGGTCACCGACCCGCGCGACCAGAGCAACGCCGTGTTGTTCCTGGCCTCGGACGAGTCCCGGTACGTCACCGCGCTGTCGATGACCGTGGACGCGGGTAACACGCAGTACTGA
- a CDS encoding mycofactocin-coupled SDR family oxidoreductase, whose amino-acid sequence MGRVEGKVAFITGAARGQGRSHALRLAEEGADIIAIDVAEDIPSVTRFYPGATEADLQETVKQVEALDRRIIASKVDVRDYDALKGALDAGVAELGHVDIVSANAGIFLHSDKTHEVSESDWDDVLDINLKGVWHTVKAAIPHLIAQGTGGSIILTSSTAGIKGTPNVAPYTASKHGVVGLMKTLALELAEYNIRVNSVHPTGVATNMILNETTFKLFLPDVEHPTAEQAAPVFQSTNALPVPWVEPVDISNALLFLASDEARYVTGLEMKIDAGYTTK is encoded by the coding sequence ATGGGACGGGTAGAAGGCAAGGTCGCATTCATCACCGGCGCCGCCCGCGGCCAGGGTCGTAGCCACGCGTTACGGCTGGCCGAGGAGGGCGCCGACATCATCGCGATCGACGTCGCCGAAGACATCCCCAGCGTCACCCGGTTCTACCCGGGCGCCACCGAGGCCGATCTTCAGGAGACCGTGAAGCAGGTCGAGGCGCTCGACCGGCGCATCATCGCCAGCAAGGTCGACGTCCGCGACTACGACGCGTTGAAGGGCGCGCTCGACGCCGGAGTCGCCGAGCTCGGCCACGTCGACATCGTCAGTGCGAACGCCGGCATCTTCCTGCACAGCGACAAGACCCACGAGGTCAGCGAGAGCGACTGGGACGACGTCCTGGACATCAACCTCAAAGGTGTCTGGCACACGGTGAAGGCCGCGATCCCGCACCTGATCGCGCAGGGCACGGGTGGCTCGATCATCCTGACCAGCTCGACCGCGGGCATCAAGGGCACGCCGAACGTGGCTCCCTACACCGCGAGCAAGCACGGCGTCGTCGGGCTGATGAAGACGCTCGCGCTGGAGCTGGCCGAGTACAACATCCGCGTGAACAGCGTCCACCCGACCGGGGTGGCGACGAACATGATCCTGAACGAGACCACGTTCAAGCTGTTCCTGCCGGACGTCGAGCACCCGACGGCCGAGCAGGCCGCGCCGGTGTTCCAGAGCACGAACGCGCTGCCGGTGCCGTGGGTCGAGCCGGTCGACATCAGCAACGCGCTGCTGTTCCTGGCTTCGGACGAGGCCCGGTACGTCACCGGTCTCGAGATGAAGATCGACGCGGGTTACACCACCAAATGA
- a CDS encoding AAA family ATPase, producing MTTAPDVVAARGRVGARLVGRERELDLVLAAVAAGRDIVLEGPPGTSKTTMLTAITAEWGIPLLFVEGNADLTPAKLVGHHNPARVLKEDYSEDNFVPGPLSEAMRQGGFLYIEEFNRAPDDTLNTLLTAMADRRLSIPRVGTIEALPTFRIIASMNPYDNVGTTRLSSSVHDRLCRLAVDYQSSSAEEGIVALRTGLPAGSDLVRDAVAVTRATREHPDVRQGSSVRGAIDLALVAVQLGALRGLSVSSDVSRASTDPYAQLVLDAMLVALSGRIHLDEAADTTPERVLTEIWEDRFILQPSAAQPG from the coding sequence ATGACTACCGCCCCCGACGTGGTCGCTGCCCGGGGCCGCGTGGGTGCCCGCCTGGTCGGGCGGGAGCGCGAGCTCGACCTCGTGCTGGCCGCCGTCGCGGCCGGCCGGGACATCGTTTTGGAAGGCCCGCCCGGGACGAGCAAGACCACGATGCTCACCGCGATCACCGCCGAGTGGGGCATCCCGCTGCTGTTCGTCGAGGGCAACGCCGACCTGACCCCGGCCAAGCTGGTCGGCCACCACAACCCCGCGCGCGTGCTCAAAGAGGACTACAGCGAGGACAACTTCGTCCCCGGGCCGCTGTCCGAGGCGATGCGCCAGGGCGGCTTCCTCTACATCGAGGAGTTCAACCGGGCTCCCGACGACACGCTGAACACGCTGCTCACCGCGATGGCCGACCGCCGGCTGTCGATTCCCCGGGTGGGCACGATCGAGGCGCTGCCGACGTTCCGGATCATCGCGTCGATGAACCCCTACGACAACGTGGGCACGACCCGGCTGTCGTCGAGCGTCCACGACCGGCTGTGCCGGCTGGCGGTCGACTACCAGTCCTCCTCCGCGGAAGAGGGGATCGTCGCGCTGCGGACCGGGCTTCCGGCCGGCAGCGACCTGGTGCGCGACGCGGTCGCGGTCACCCGGGCCACCCGCGAGCACCCCGACGTGCGTCAGGGCTCCAGCGTCCGCGGGGCGATCGACCTCGCGCTCGTCGCGGTGCAGCTCGGCGCGCTGCGCGGCCTGTCCGTCTCCTCGGACGTCTCGCGTGCGTCGACCGACCCGTACGCTCAATTGGTTCTGGACGCCATGCTGGTCGCGTTGTCGGGCCGCATCCATCTGGACGAGGCCGCCGACACGACGCCGGAGCGCGTGCTCACCGAGATCTGGGAGGACCGGTTCATCCTGCAGCCGTCCGCGGCCCAGCCGGGTTGA
- a CDS encoding vWA domain-containing protein: MQRRSDRAGRGKPLKRKPKQLDEEPTEFRPSRSSSGQGRVLTGRGKRDRKGPQLPGSMAPGQTDEEASLVALDPSENGVDLAVRARAREIAARLSLRRPRRDRRLHRGVGDLASLPYRDGSADLDLDRTLDALIGNPDEVDDESGIDRRIIVRERVQTRRSVVLVVDVSGSMKGERIRTAAATVGAVAGELADDDLAVIAFWSDAAVLLPLGRPARPSDLLDLLLSVPARGLTNVGFPLQLAARELARVPARDARVLLLSDCVHNAGPDPRVFAARLPRLDVLLDVGTPPGEHDLDLGRDLARAGRGLVRPLYSHRDVAPALTSIFAS, encoded by the coding sequence GTGCAACGCCGGTCCGACCGGGCCGGGCGGGGCAAGCCGCTGAAGCGGAAGCCCAAACAGCTCGACGAGGAGCCGACCGAGTTCCGGCCCTCGCGGTCCTCGTCGGGTCAGGGGCGGGTGCTGACCGGGCGCGGTAAGCGGGATCGGAAGGGACCGCAGCTGCCGGGTTCGATGGCTCCGGGGCAGACCGACGAGGAGGCCTCGCTGGTCGCGCTGGATCCGTCGGAGAACGGCGTCGATCTGGCCGTGCGGGCCCGGGCCCGGGAGATCGCGGCCCGGCTGTCGCTGCGGCGTCCGCGTCGGGATCGTCGTCTGCACCGGGGGGTCGGCGACCTGGCGTCGCTGCCGTACCGGGACGGATCGGCCGACCTGGACCTCGACCGGACCCTCGACGCGCTGATCGGGAACCCGGACGAGGTCGACGACGAGTCGGGTATCGACCGGCGGATCATCGTGCGCGAGCGGGTGCAGACGCGGCGGTCGGTGGTGCTCGTCGTGGACGTGTCCGGGTCGATGAAGGGTGAGCGGATCCGGACCGCGGCGGCGACCGTCGGCGCGGTCGCGGGCGAACTCGCCGACGACGACCTCGCGGTGATCGCGTTCTGGTCGGACGCGGCCGTGCTGTTGCCGCTCGGACGGCCCGCCCGGCCCTCGGACCTGCTGGACCTGCTGCTGTCGGTGCCGGCCCGGGGCCTGACCAACGTCGGGTTCCCGTTGCAGTTGGCGGCGCGGGAGCTGGCCCGGGTGCCGGCCCGGGACGCGCGGGTGCTGCTGCTGTCGGACTGCGTGCACAACGCGGGGCCGGATCCGCGGGTGTTCGCGGCCCGGTTGCCGCGGCTGGACGTGCTGCTCGACGTCGGGACGCCGCCGGGCGAGCACGACCTGGATCTGGGCCGGGACCTGGCCCGGGCCGGGCGCGGGCTGGTGCGTCCCCTGTACTCGCACCGAGACGTGGCGCCTGCTCTGACGTCGATATTCGCTTCTTGA
- a CDS encoding putative quinol monooxygenase: MPIIVATVLPKPEDRAAVREALLAAAPAVHQEKGCHLYAMHENDEKFVVIESWESLEDMGVHAAGPAFTAMSAALEGKLTAPLDVVVLSALPAGDPAKGALPA; this comes from the coding sequence ATGCCGATCATCGTCGCTACGGTTCTGCCCAAGCCGGAGGACCGCGCAGCGGTCAGGGAGGCGTTGCTGGCGGCCGCGCCGGCCGTGCACCAGGAGAAGGGGTGTCACCTCTACGCGATGCACGAGAACGACGAGAAGTTCGTCGTGATCGAGAGCTGGGAGTCGCTGGAGGACATGGGCGTGCACGCGGCCGGTCCGGCGTTCACCGCGATGTCGGCCGCGCTGGAGGGGAAGCTGACCGCGCCGCTGGACGTCGTGGTGCTGTCCGCGCTGCCGGCCGGTGACCCGGCCAAGGGCGCCTTGCCGGCGTGA
- a CDS encoding mycofactocin system FadH/OYE family oxidoreductase 2, with translation MSLLYSPLRLGRLTLRNRVVFSAHLTSFADDGLVTDQHVEYYAARARGGTGLIITEEHTVHPSDRPYEKMIRGYSPEVLPGYRRLTAAVHGAGAAVLAQLNHNGGQSSGMYTRQPVPAPSAVADPMFREVPQALPRISIDALVRAYAATAARCIEGGFDGVELQASHSSLIRQFLSGATNRRTDLYADRNRFLLEVIAAVRAAIGDAVLGVRLGGDEMIAAGITLDSAVATARVVEATGAVDYLNTSIGVATETLFLIQASMRVPARYALHIPAALRAAVSLPVVGVGRFKDRTQASKALESGIADLIGVVRGQIADPDWASGGSRTCLSCNQECVGRVGFNRWIGCVVNPSAGRESVVVAPPRRRSRVVVVGGGPGGLQAALTAASRGHAVTLYERSSQLGGAVPLAARVPSRAEFGELTRSLVAAVARAGVSVRTGFALDAAAVTADAPDAVVLATGARPVRPSWATSPRVVDVTDVLSGRVAPWGRVLVYDELGFHQATSVAELLASRGCAVEIATPGMIVGQDLGTTLDLELWTRAAADLGIVGTPDVTVAAMDGDVVTLAHHPTGTVRERTVDWVVSVVQPAPEDSLWRALRGAPFAVHRVGDCLAPRRADAAVREGERVGAAL, from the coding sequence GTGAGCCTGCTGTACTCCCCGTTGCGGTTGGGTCGGCTGACCCTCCGTAACCGGGTGGTGTTCTCCGCCCACCTGACGTCGTTCGCGGACGACGGGCTGGTGACGGATCAGCACGTGGAGTACTACGCGGCCCGGGCTCGCGGGGGCACCGGGCTGATCATCACCGAGGAGCACACCGTGCACCCCTCGGACCGGCCCTACGAGAAGATGATCCGGGGCTATTCGCCGGAGGTGCTGCCGGGGTACCGCCGGCTGACCGCGGCCGTGCACGGCGCCGGGGCGGCCGTGCTCGCGCAGCTCAATCACAACGGCGGGCAGTCGTCGGGGATGTACACGCGGCAGCCGGTGCCGGCCCCGTCGGCGGTGGCCGACCCGATGTTCCGGGAGGTGCCCCAGGCGCTTCCGAGAATCTCGATCGATGCCCTGGTGCGGGCCTACGCGGCTACCGCGGCCCGGTGCATCGAGGGCGGGTTCGACGGGGTCGAACTGCAGGCTTCGCACTCGTCGCTGATCCGGCAGTTCCTCTCCGGGGCGACGAACCGGCGGACGGACCTCTACGCGGACCGCAACCGCTTCCTGCTCGAGGTGATCGCGGCCGTGCGGGCGGCGATCGGCGACGCGGTACTCGGGGTGCGCCTGGGCGGCGACGAGATGATCGCGGCCGGCATCACGCTGGACTCCGCGGTGGCGACGGCGCGGGTGGTGGAGGCCACCGGGGCGGTGGACTACCTGAACACGTCGATCGGGGTCGCGACCGAGACGCTGTTCCTGATCCAGGCCAGCATGCGGGTGCCGGCCCGGTATGCGCTGCACATTCCGGCGGCTCTGCGGGCGGCGGTGTCGCTGCCGGTCGTCGGAGTGGGGCGGTTCAAGGATCGGACGCAGGCGTCGAAGGCGCTGGAGTCCGGGATCGCCGACCTGATCGGCGTGGTGCGGGGGCAGATCGCGGACCCGGACTGGGCGTCCGGCGGGTCGCGGACGTGCCTGTCGTGCAACCAGGAGTGCGTCGGCCGGGTGGGGTTCAACCGGTGGATCGGCTGCGTGGTCAATCCGTCGGCCGGGCGGGAGTCCGTCGTGGTGGCTCCGCCGCGGCGGCGGTCGCGGGTCGTGGTGGTCGGTGGCGGACCCGGGGGTCTGCAGGCCGCGCTGACCGCGGCCTCGCGGGGCCACGCGGTCACGCTGTACGAGCGGTCGTCGCAGCTCGGCGGGGCGGTCCCGCTGGCCGCCCGGGTCCCCAGCCGGGCCGAGTTCGGGGAGCTGACCCGCTCGTTGGTGGCCGCGGTCGCCCGGGCCGGGGTCTCGGTGCGGACCGGGTTCGCGCTCGACGCGGCCGCGGTGACGGCCGATGCTCCCGATGCGGTCGTGCTCGCGACCGGCGCGCGGCCGGTGCGGCCCTCCTGGGCCACCTCTCCCCGCGTGGTGGACGTGACCGACGTGCTGTCGGGGCGGGTCGCGCCGTGGGGCCGGGTGCTGGTCTACGACGAGCTGGGGTTCCATCAGGCGACGTCGGTCGCCGAGCTGCTCGCGTCGCGCGGGTGCGCGGTGGAGATCGCGACGCCGGGGATGATCGTCGGGCAGGACCTGGGGACGACCCTGGACCTGGAGCTGTGGACCCGGGCCGCGGCCGATCTCGGGATCGTGGGCACGCCGGACGTGACGGTCGCGGCCATGGACGGGGACGTGGTGACGCTGGCCCACCATCCGACCGGGACGGTGCGGGAGCGGACCGTGGACTGGGTCGTGTCGGTGGTGCAGCCGGCGCCGGAGGATTCGCTCTGGCGTGCGTTGCGCGGGGCACCGTTCGCGGTGCACCGGGTCGGGGACTGTCTGGCGCCGCGGCGGGCGGATGCGGCGGTCCGGGAGGGCGAGCGGGTCGGGGCGGCGCTGTGA
- a CDS encoding FAD-binding protein: MSRVVVIGGGVGLGAVSAVVDVAGWLGASVGVTRAALDAGWFDASFLVGVSGRTIAPVLYVGFGVSGAGFHEIGAPVHVVAVNTDVGAPLMARADLALNTDAGALLGELQGREFVPAATRPPEVVVEARAESPGVPGGTAFERLRALTGAPVRGRPTRADGPARAGGALDVGGVLDVGGGLDVGGVLDVGGGLDLGGGLRAGEAADRLVGFLRRHHYLGDSTG, from the coding sequence GTGAGCCGGGTCGTGGTGATCGGGGGTGGGGTTGGTCTGGGGGCGGTGAGTGCGGTCGTGGATGTGGCCGGGTGGCTCGGGGCTTCGGTCGGGGTGACTCGGGCGGCTCTGGACGCGGGGTGGTTCGACGCGTCGTTCCTGGTGGGGGTGTCGGGGCGGACGATCGCGCCGGTGCTGTACGTGGGGTTCGGGGTTTCGGGGGCGGGGTTTCACGAGATCGGGGCGCCGGTGCACGTGGTGGCGGTGAACACGGATGTCGGGGCGCCGTTGATGGCTCGGGCCGATCTGGCGCTGAACACCGATGCGGGGGCGTTGTTGGGGGAGCTGCAGGGGCGCGAGTTCGTTCCGGCGGCTACGCGTCCGCCTGAGGTTGTTGTGGAGGCGCGGGCGGAATCGCCTGGGGTGCCGGGTGGGACGGCGTTCGAGCGGCTGAGGGCGTTGACCGGGGCCCCGGTACGGGGCCGGCCGACGCGGGCGGATGGGCCGGCTCGGGCCGGTGGGGCGCTGGACGTGGGCGGGGTGCTGGACGTGGGCGGGGGGCTGGACGTGGGCGGGGTGCTGGACGTGGGCGGGGGGCTGGACCTGGGCGGGGGGCTTCGGGCGGGGGAGGCGGCCGACCGGCTGGTCGGCTTTCTTCGGCGGCACCACTACCTGGGAGACTCGACAGGATGA
- the mftE gene encoding mycofactocin biosynthesis peptidyl-dipeptidase MftE, producing the protein MSELADRTWPEISGDDVLAIPVGSTEQHGPHLPFSTDTDVAVALARALAEQRPDVLVAPAMPYGSSGEHQAFAGTLSIGPSAIETVLVELGRSATETFGRILFVSGHGGNAIPVNRAVRRLRSEGRDALAWAPRWKGDAHAGRTETSVQLWLDDSRVSLQRAEPGNTAPLAELLPTMRQAGLRPVTPNGILGDPTGATAEEGAQLLAEAAADLATTVARWLDS; encoded by the coding sequence ATGAGCGAATTGGCCGACCGGACCTGGCCGGAGATCTCCGGCGACGACGTGCTCGCGATCCCGGTCGGGTCGACCGAGCAGCACGGCCCGCACCTCCCGTTTTCGACCGACACCGACGTCGCAGTAGCGCTCGCCCGGGCGTTGGCCGAGCAGCGCCCCGACGTGCTGGTCGCCCCAGCGATGCCGTACGGCTCGTCGGGCGAGCACCAGGCGTTCGCGGGAACGCTCTCGATCGGGCCGTCGGCGATCGAGACCGTGCTGGTCGAGCTGGGCCGGTCGGCGACCGAGACGTTCGGACGGATCCTGTTCGTGTCCGGCCACGGCGGAAACGCGATCCCGGTCAACCGCGCGGTGCGACGGCTCCGCAGCGAGGGCCGCGACGCGCTCGCCTGGGCCCCGCGCTGGAAGGGCGACGCCCACGCCGGCCGCACCGAGACGTCGGTGCAGCTGTGGCTCGACGATTCCCGGGTGAGTCTGCAGCGCGCCGAGCCGGGCAACACCGCGCCGCTGGCCGAGCTGCTCCCGACGATGCGCCAGGCCGGTCTCCGCCCGGTGACCCCCAACGGAATCCTCGGCGACCCCACCGGAGCCACCGCCGAGGAGGGAGCCCAACTACTGGCCGAAGCCGCGGCCGATCTGGCCACCACCGTGGCCCGCTGGCTGGACTCTTGA